The following nucleotide sequence is from Pseudonocardia sp. C8.
CCGGGCGCACCGGGGACCCTCGTTCCAGTCGGGTTCGGGGCGGGCCCGTACGGGCCGCGCGGGCGGTGTGCGACATGGGGGGTTCACACAGCGCCCGCGCGGCCCGGTGTCCGACGAGCCCGGGCGCGTCCGGGAACGTGCTCCGGTCCCGGCCCCACCTCGACGAACAGCCGGAAGCACGCGGCGCACCGTCCCACGAGGGTCCTGCAGTCACACACTCCGCAACGTCGAAGCCGGCCACCTGGTCAGGACACATCGACCCGTTCCGGAACGGGAAGCCCTCTACCGTTCGAGCTGAACGCATCAGCGGCACGCGGGAGTGGACGATGATCACCGGGGTACACGCGCTGATCTACAACCAGGACGCCGAGGGGCTGCGGGAGTTCTTCCGCGACAAGCTCGGGTTCGGCTCCGTGGACGCGGGCGGCGGGTGGTTGATCTTCGCCCTACCGCCGGCCGAGCTCGGTGTCCATCCGACCGACGGCGACGCCACCCACGAGCTGTACCTGATGTGCGACGACATCCAGGCGACGCGCACCGAGCTGGAGGCCAAGGGGGTGGAGTTCGTCGGTCCGATCGAGGACGCCGGATTCGGGCTCGTCACGGCGATGCGCATCCCCGGCGGTGGGGAACTGCGAATCTACGAGCCCAGGCACGCGACCCCGCAGCCCTGGTCCGCGCGCTGATCCGTCACCTTCGACGTAGTAATTCGGTTCCGCAGGGCGCCCCTATCGTCGTCCCTTCACGGTCGGTCCGGCGAGGACCTTCCTGTCATGCCCTCCTCGTCGACGTCGATCTCCGCCGCTGCGTCCGTGCGAGCAGGTGTCGCTGCCCAGCTTGAGAGCAGCTGCATGGCTTCGGCCGTGCGAGAACCCGCCTCGACCGTGAAGAAGAGCATGACCAGGCCGGTGATCTCCTCGCGGCGCCGGCTCGTCCCTGCCGGGCCGAGGGGCGGGGGCAAGGTACTCAGTCCCGACTTGTATCCCGACCCTCGGTCTGGCTGCCGTCTCGGCGGGCCGTGAGGAGGTCACCCGCCGCACTCCCTGATTTCCGAAGCGGTGCCGGGTTCGGGCGGAGCCCGCCGGAGGTGCTGCCACCCTGACACCGGATCCGGGCGAACACTGTGTCGCCAGCCCTTGCGACGGGTGAAGCATGCCGTCATGCGCCCCGCTCCCGGTCACGTCCTGCACTTCTCCGAGGACCCCACGATCCAGGTGTTCGAGCCTCACGTTGCCCGGACTGCGCGCCAGAAGGACGCCTACGTCTGGGCCGTGGATGGCTTCCAGGCTCCGAGCTACTGGTTCCCCCGGCAGTGCCCTCGCGCGATGGCCTGGCGGACGTCTTCCACGACCGACGATGACGCACGGGCGATCATCGGTCCTGGCCCGGAGACCCGCGTCCACGCCGTGGAGTACGCCTGGGTGGATCGCATCCGGGACGCGAAGCTCTTCGCCTACCAGCTGCCGTCGGAGACCTTTGAGCCGTTCGGCGCCCCGGAGCCGCACGCCTACGTGTCGACGGCAACCGTGCGGCCAGCAGGCCCGCCGGAGCCGGTGGGTGACCTCTTGGCACTGCACGAGGTCAACGGAATCCAGCTTCGGCTGCTACCGCGGCTTCATGCGTTCTGGGCGGCCGTCACGACAAGCAGCCTCGGGTTCAGCGGCATCCGGCTGGGGAACGCGCAGCCGTAGCACCGAAGCCGCTCGGAGATCAGAGCACTCCTCCACCGGCCGGGGCCGGGTAGCCGAGCCTCGGCGCCGCGAACGGGCCGGAGGTGTAGTGAGCGAGCGACGGGGTCCGACGTGCCGGCCCCGCGCCGCTGGAGGCGGCGCCTTGACGGCCTCGTGAGCCACACGCTGCGTAAGACCGTGGCGAGCTTCCTGGACGGCTCCGGACGAGTCCGCCCGAAGATCAGCGATCAGCTAGGTCACTCGAAGATCACCATGACGCAGGACCGCTACCTCGGTCGGCGGCTCACCGATCGGGAGACCGCGGAGATCCTGGAGAATATGTTCGAGCCGGACAGGGACGAGTAAAGGTCCCAAAGTGGTACTGCGATCTTGACCGCCGATCACGACCGAGGGGC
It contains:
- a CDS encoding VOC family protein, which produces MITGVHALIYNQDAEGLREFFRDKLGFGSVDAGGGWLIFALPPAELGVHPTDGDATHELYLMCDDIQATRTELEAKGVEFVGPIEDAGFGLVTAMRIPGGGELRIYEPRHATPQPWSAR
- a CDS encoding DUF6886 family protein, which gives rise to MRPAPGHVLHFSEDPTIQVFEPHVARTARQKDAYVWAVDGFQAPSYWFPRQCPRAMAWRTSSTTDDDARAIIGPGPETRVHAVEYAWVDRIRDAKLFAYQLPSETFEPFGAPEPHAYVSTATVRPAGPPEPVGDLLALHEVNGIQLRLLPRLHAFWAAVTTSSLGFSGIRLGNAQP